GGAGCACTCTTATAAATGTCCCAAATCTCCTCAGCTTTGATTTTCCCCTTTTCAAGCAAAATATCTGCATAACAAATATGCATGTAGAAATGTTGCCATAAAAAGTTTTGATAATAATTAACGTATTCTAGTATTCTACAGTAAAACTTAATTCCTAAAAACAGGTCTTAACTATCATGAACTAATCTAAATAACTTCCGGAAGAAATTGTTCATGTGCTAACATGTAAATCACACAAAGTCTAGAACCAGACCTGTGATTGTCTCAACTGCTGAATGGTATTCTCTTAGCACAGATGAACACTTCTCTGTACCATAACGCATATACTCATCTCGTAGTGCTTCAAGTTTCACTGCAAGCTGTATAAAACACTTGAACATGAGTTGTGACTTGTTTATACTCCTAAAATAGTTCTGTCAAGGGAAACAGTGTACACCAAAACACAAGCTACTAGATTTAGATCCTACACACATACATTAGGCACAAGATCGGTTTCGTTTCTGTAATATGCTTTCCCAAAGGCAGTCATTCCAGTCTGTAGAATCAAAAATTCTACAAGCCTTGAAGCTTCTACTGTTGCATTTGCAGACATCCAACACAAGTTGTCGATCCCGAACATCTCCTCCTCAATTACTCTTGCtacaaacaaatttaaataagCTTAATAACCAAAGTTCCAATTCCAGTTAATATCATTGCGGCTAGCCACAAACAACACACTCTCTGTCTACTTCTGGTCAACCGTAAACAAATATTCTTTTGAGCTTACATTGAAGAACCTTGAGTCTGTTGGTTTTCATAACAAAAGTAAATCATCTAACATTGGAAATTCACATGTTGAACACTGTTGCTAGGATCCTAATTCCTCAACAAGAGTGATAATCAAAACAATCAAGTAGAGGTTCAAATTTAAGAGGATGTAAATTGGGTGCCATTAGATATAACTTCAAAGATTCACAGAACAAAAAGCAAAGTGACATGATAAAGAAGTTGTATAACAATAAAATCTTAATGTAATCCTTATTGGTTTCTCCTTTAATCTACAGTAAACAAAACACGTGATGTTATAAAAAATGCAATATCTAAaggataaaaaattaataaataagataagatcATAATTCTGAGAAAATTGCCAAAATGACCTGAAAGAAAACAACTTACGAGCACAAGAACGCACTATAGAGTTTATGTAATCTGATTTCCTTTTAAAAACCTTTCCAGAAACTTCATTATAACACATATTTGGCTGGCTGCGAATAGATGTTATATCAGTCTGCAAACAATGAACACACAGCGTGACACAGATGAAACAATCACATTTCCACACAGTGAATCTgctcaacaaaaaaagaaagaaataatgtTACCTCGACAAAAGGGCGGTGGGGTTCAGGAAAATAACATGCAAGAACAGCAACAGCTGCTTCTCTATAAGCCAATCTCAGTCTCAGTTCTTCAGGAATTTTTGTAGTATCCTCTTGCCCTGTTTCAAATGTTCCTTGTTGCTGCAAATCCGTAAGTTTCATTAGATGGTGTAAAAATGCATTGAACACACCATAAGAAATTGCCCAGTCAGAAAGAAACTGAAAAATCACAAACCCTTTTTAAGGCCTCAAGCAACTCATCACGGCCGATGTAATCCAGATCCTTCCTGGCCGTTAAAATTCCAGCTTCATTCCTGTCATTTATTCATGGTGTATCAGTCTATATTCTGATGATGGATTGATGAAGAAATATCAATAAGAGGTTATTTACAGTATATTTTGCAGCTCTGCCCCAGTAAAATCTTCTGTTAGCTCTGCAATTTCCTTAAGTAGAGTATCCTTTTCTTCTTCTGAGCGAAAAGACTTATTCATAGCATGCACCTAATTTGCACCAAAAAGATTaggaaaaagaaattttaaatattgaaaTACTAAAGGAAGACTGATCCCAGTAAATCAAGGATTTGGGGTTAAAATACCTTCAAAATGGCAAGTCTTCCATCTTTTAAAGGTAAACCAACTCTAATGATCTTGTCGAAACGACCCTTCCTCAAAAGAGCAGGATCAATAATATCCAATCTATTCGTAGCACCTATCACAAGGACCTGAAATTCAAATTCAGTATATCAAATAACATCTTTATGATCTTGGAGTTCAATTAAAGTTTACCTGTGCTGTGGAAACTTTGAATCCATCCATCTCAGTCAGTATCTGAAGTAATCCTTGTTCCCTTTCAGCACCTCCCTATAGAATGTACAGACAAAGAGTTTAATTGGACGGAACAAGTGATCGTCAATAAGCAAGAAAGTAAGAAGTGATACTGATATCTTAACATAGGCCAAATGAAGTACAGATTTTGCATGAtactgatatatatatatatatatatatatatatatatatatatatatatatatatacctaccAACAATCAGACATGGCATAATTCACCAATATAGCACAGAAGAACCATGAGCAGGTCTTTAAATTACATCAGATGAAATTCAAGTTACCGTATCTCATAAAGTTGCTAATCACAAGTTGTTGGTTCCTTCTGAAATGTTAAAACATTCATAACTCATTGTTTTCTAGCCTATAACAAAATACTGTAAATCTGAACACTAGAAAATGtagttttagtttcttttttccTTATTACATGAATGATACCAAAAGTTGTGGTTTTTGTAAGACTTAAATGTTAGATTTAAGCACACATATGATGAATAGTTTTAGCTGTTACTGACACAGGTAACTATTTCATGGTAAGGGGCTGATTCAACCAGTGGTTTAGTGATAAAtagttcaattattttttatgtaaatgaaTAGTTTTAGCTGTTACTGACACAGGTAATTATTACAGGCTAAATTCATGTATTAGTGATAAAtagttcaattattttttatgtaaatgTTACACAGAGACTTTCGAGTTCAATTATTTCAAGGGAAAAGTTGTTTGTATCTTACTCCACCAATATCAGGTCCTCCACGCTTGCTACCAATAGCATCAATCTCATCAATAAAGATTATCGAAGGTGCAAATGATCTTGCATTAGAAAAAAGATCTTTAACACGGGATGCAGCAACCCCTACAAACATCTGGGGGAAAGGAAAAATGAATGAGCCAATTTGACTGTAAGTTAGTGTTCCAAATTAATTGAGTATAAAACATAAATTGAAGACACTTGTGCATGCAATATTTCACGTTTCACGGGTATGTGCAAGCATGCAATTCAATCATCTAGACAAAAGAACATTGTGAATCACATAATCTAGATATAATTAAATAGCACATTGCAATTACTtccatataaatatttatttcgTACAGTGATTGCAAGAAGGATTAGCTATTAGATACTGTATCATTTGATAATGATTAATATGCTGAAGTCTCGGAAATAAATCATAAAAGATATGCTTAAATCTCCAGTTAACCTGATTAAATTTTAGAATAAACATACATTTTTGTCATCAATTTGATCCAATAATAATGACATCAGCAAAATGGTCCTTTCATGTCACTTCAGCCGTCAAATTAGTCTATTTTGAAGGACCAATTTTGATTGTTTCATTGCTAAAGAACCAAAATGATGATAATTCTATATTTTATCTGCAATGCcattcttttaaaaatttaacgATTTCGGATTTAGATTTAGAACAAATACTTTGTTTCGAAGTTCTACTTCTTGCTAACTTCCACTCAATGCATATGAATATCTTTGTAAAAGAGGCAGCACCTCTACAAAATCCGTGCCACTAGCAGCAAAAAAAGGCAACCCTGCTTCACCAGCGATGGCTTTAGCCAGTAAAGTTTTACCAGTTCCAGGGGGTCCATGAAGAAGTACACCTTTTGGACAATAGATTCCTTTGTCTTGAAACTCCTCGCCATTCTTTAAAATTCGGACAATCTCTTGTAGttccctttttatatattcCTGGCCAGCAAAATCATCAAATGTAACACCAGTTCTTTCTTCTGCAGATATAAATTTAGCCCTGAGGGGAAAGCATTATAATTAGATTCCAGCGTAAAGAGATTGGTTGTTTAAAttgttgagaataatatgcctaaatattatttttgaagattttagatttaaatatattttagatttatatttaaaataagaggatttatgatttatatttttgtttagaatATTTTAGGATGTTTCTTATTTGAAGATATGGTTTAGAAATATGTTTTGTATTACAAtttagctctatatatagagctatgGAGCcatgaataaaaacaaaaagtatgaGTATTTTccatagaaaaatatttttcaaggAAATTTTCTTCCATGTAACTTCCGCtatacaaacacaacaaaaaaacCCCATCATGaatgcttttattttttttttattctcatgAAATTGCAA
This portion of the Trifolium pratense cultivar HEN17-A07 linkage group LG3, ARS_RC_1.1, whole genome shotgun sequence genome encodes:
- the LOC123913357 gene encoding probable inactive ATP-dependent zinc metalloprotease FTSHI 4, chloroplastic; its protein translation is MNLQISNSIDSSLQLPKPLSSHKTIFFTQFPHSSLSQHILRTKFPHNKNPRKCKLRITASNSLSLSSSNQQDSESIQLFEKLKESERERVNELEELERKANVQLDRQLVMASSWNRALLTLRGKLKGTEWDPENSHRIDFSDFLKLLDSNNVQFIEYSDYGQTLSVILPYYKNGKTSGAEGNPKDIVYRRHAVERMPIDCWNDVWGKLHQQIVNVDVINVDSVPAEVYSTVATAVIWSMRLALAVGFYVWIDNLMRPIYGKSIPYDLGTPPPTPQAKVPVLRRHALGSLGKSRAKFISAEERTGVTFDDFAGQEYIKRELQEIVRILKNGEEFQDKGIYCPKGVLLHGPPGTGKTLLAKAIAGEAGLPFFAASGTDFVEMFVGVAASRVKDLFSNARSFAPSIIFIDEIDAIGSKRGGPDIGGGGAEREQGLLQILTEMDGFKVSTAQVLVIGATNRLDIIDPALLRKGRFDKIIRVGLPLKDGRLAILKVHAMNKSFRSEEEKDTLLKEIAELTEDFTGAELQNILNEAGILTARKDLDYIGRDELLEALKRQQGTFETGQEDTTKIPEELRLRLAYREAAVAVLACYFPEPHRPFVETDITSIRSQPNMCYNEVSGKVFKRKSDYINSIVRSCAPRVIEEEMFGIDNLCWMSANATVEASRLVEFLILQTGMTAFGKAYYRNETDLVPNLAVKLEALRDEYMRYGTEKCSSVLREYHSAVETITDILLEKGKIKAEEIWDIYKSAPRVAQPFVSPIDEYGALIYAGRWGIHGISLPGRVTFAPGNVGFSTFGAPRPTQTQIVKDDTWKLVDDIWDKKVQDIRDQASREIEEEKEKPQLLMASHFL